In Brienomyrus brachyistius isolate T26 unplaced genomic scaffold, BBRACH_0.4 scaffold33, whole genome shotgun sequence, a genomic segment contains:
- the LOC125721488 gene encoding uncharacterized protein LOC125721488 yields the protein MSIVKTTVNLQRIDWLLPKGAVSVRIAPEYIPGPVGRGQTSSSDAGRRKKCRTWPPAASSLTTSASPGSAAIPVATSRGQQGTGRRRKTAGGRSGRRRRYDQQKGLEPKPSSPTFSSSSFLFPSSAPSPFVSSPFLFMGSSVLSPHLLTPVSPAPHPYSAPGLVHLTPLLQAPAQAVAASSHLEKFYWLYNYYVTKYSKMTYDAKCFTEYWCQEFWNRHLNEINLAKQGKNEDNEGTHSTKRRRIDEDEFIFPIDALEQLSTMPRAQEMGVEMGYQSDAHSYISL from the exons atgtccatcgtgaaaaccaccgtgaatctccagaggattgactggctgctgccgaaaggtgcagtcagtgtgcggatcgccccggaatacatccccggtccagttggccgag gacaaaccagttccagtgatgctggccgtcggaagaagtgccgcacctggccgccggcagccagctccctgaccacgtctgcctctcctggatctgctgccatcccggtggcaaccagcaggggtcagcagggcacaggccgccgtagaaaaacggcgggaggccggtcagggcgaagaaggaggtatgaccaacagaaggggttagagcctaagcccagctcaccaaccttctcctcctcttcatttttatttccgtcttcagccccctccccttttgtttcatccccatttctttttatgggctcctctgttttatcGCCACACTTACTCACACCTGTtagcccagctccacatccatattcagctccaggcctggttcatctgacccctctgcttcaggctccagcacaggctgtagccgcctcatctcacctggaaaaattctattggttgtataactattatgtaacaaagtactctaaaatgacctatgacgccaagtgctttactgagtactggtgtcaggagttttggaacagacatttaaatgaaattaacttagctaaacaggggaagaatgaggataatgagggtactcattcaaccaagaggcgtaggattgatgaagatgagttcatctttcctattgatgcactggagcagctaagtaccatgcccagggctcaggagatgggtgtggaaatgggctatcagtcagatgcacatagctacatttccctgtag